One Brassica napus cultivar Da-Ae chromosome A5, Da-Ae, whole genome shotgun sequence DNA window includes the following coding sequences:
- the LOC125609408 gene encoding tubulin-folding cofactor A has product MEAIRNLKIKTSTCKRIVKELHSYEKEVEREAAKTADMKDKGADPYDLKQQENVLGESRMMIPDCHKRLESALADLKSTLAGLEETTGPEVEDAKKTVADVEKQFPTEDA; this is encoded by the exons ATGGAAGCGATTAGGAATCTGAAGATAAAGACATCAACTTGCAAAAGGATCGTGAAGGAGCTTCACTCCTATGAGAAAGAGGTTGAGAGGGAAGCTGCCAAGACCGCTGACATGAAGGACAAAGGTGCTGACCCTTACGACCTCAAACAGCAG GAGAATGTGTTGGGTGAGTCGAGGATGATGATTCCTGATTGCCACAAACGTCTCGAGTCTGCTTTAGCTGACCTCAAGTCCACTTTG GCGGGATTGGAAGAGACGACAGGTCCAGAAGTTGAAGATGCAAAGAAGACTGTCGCCGATGTGGAGAAGCAGTTTCCCACTGAAGATGCCTGA
- the LOC125609409 gene encoding transcription repressor OFP2-like, with amino-acid sequence MGNHKFKFSDMIPNAWFHKLKDMTKPKNKPVSYSSSNTFNKKKLSSDSLPHKSSASHFSNSLVANSPHHNSPRNSTHRKRMSKRKTLYKPSLKPNTPPFASAGFNKSKMNGQDSSHCPFPALERSPEYFVYSFYEEKDDEFVDHSNFKIKENNKAFTKKACPARNSIKKPLKPHLSVKISKEKEEDEDDECIAEKKYQKQVSSGRKSSAGINLRRVNSPRIQLSGTRRSTSRSENKQAVLESFAVMKSSVDPKKDFRESMVEMIEENNIRASKDLEDLLACYLSLNPKEYHDLIIQVFEQIWRQLTKTKLKKTLLM; translated from the coding sequence ATGGGGAATCACAAGTTCAAATTTTCAGATATGATCCCAAATGCATGGTTTCACAAGCTCAAAGACATGactaaacccaaaaacaaaCCTGTTTCTTATTCTTCCTCAAACacttttaacaagaaaaaactCTCCTCAGATTCTCTTCCTCATAAATCTTCAGCCTCTCATTTCTCCAACAGCTTAGTAGCTAACAGTCCTCACCACAACTCACCAAGAAATTCTACTCACAGAAAAAGGATGAGTAAAAGAAAGACACTTTACAAGCCATCTCTTAAACCAAACACTCCTCCTTTTGCATCTGCAGGTTTTAACAAGAGCAAGATGAATGGTCAAGATTCCTCCCACTGCCCATTTCCAGCTCTTGAAAGATCCCCTGAGTATTTTGTGTATAGTTTCTACGAAGAGAAGGATGATGAATTCGTCGATCATTCCAACTTTAAGatcaaagaaaacaacaaagcTTTCACAAAGAAAGCTTGTCCTGCAAGAAACTCAATCAAGAAACCGCTAAAACCCCATCTTTCTGTGAAGATtagtaaagagaaagaagaagatgaagatgatgaatgcatAGCAGAGAAGAAATACCAAAAGCAAGTCTCTAGTGGAAGAAAATCATCTGCAGGGATAAACCTCAGAAGAGTAAATTCACCTAGAATTCAACTCTCAGGTACGCGTAGAAGCACGTCTAGATCAGAGAACAAACAAGCTGTTCTTGAGAGTTTTGCAGTGATGAAGAGTTCGGTTGATCCAAAGAAAGACTTCAGAGAATCAATGGTGGAGATGATAGAAGAGAACAACATCAGAGCTTCAAAAGACTTGGAGGATCTTCTTGCTTGTTACCTTTCCTTGAATCCAAAGGAGTATCATGATCTTATCATCCAGGTATTCGAGCAAATCTGGCGTCAACTTACAAaaaccaagttaaaaaaaacCCTCTTAATGTAA
- the LOC125609411 gene encoding transcription repressor OFP17-like, with the protein MRVKATLINFKSKLSKSCNRFVSLFRFRVKRSLFIRPLRRARHANVKPRHHHRHPKKPICSSSSLLSCLCLFSKNKDSEMSQNKPRSSSFSVKDDDSLKYMHSPLTPAAAKKLFTSPITTPVSAKRTKKSLGTRDTFEDNAVEDACRSFENYLIQLIVEEGKMDDLMDIEELLSSWKNLKSPVFIELVSRFYGELCRDLFSGE; encoded by the exons ATGAGAGTGAAAGCAACTTTGATTAACTTCAAATCAAAGCTTTCCAAATCATGCAACAGATTTGTCTCTCTCTTCCGCTTCAGAGTTAAGAGATCTCTCTTTATCAGACCTCTTCGTCGTGCTCGTCATGCCAATGTCAAACCTAgacatcatcatcgtcatcccAAGAAGCCAATCTGTTCCTCTTCCTCTTTGCTGTCTTGTCTCTGTTTGTTCAGCAAAAACAAAGACTCAGAGATGAGCCAAAACAAACCTAGAAGTTCCTCTT TTAGTGTGAAGGATGATGATTCTTTGAAGTATATGCATTCCCCTCTTACACCAGCAGCAGCCAAGAAGCTGTTCACTTCACCCATCACGACGCCTGTTTCTGCAAAGCGGACCAAGAAATCACTAGGCACAAGAGATACATTCGAAGACAATGCAGTGGAAGACGCTTGCAGGAGCTTTGAAAACTATCTGATTCAACTGATTGTTGAAGAAGGGAAAATGGATGACTTGATGGACATAGAGGAGCTTCTGTCCTCTTGGAAAAATCTTAAGAGCCCTGTCTTCATTGAACTTGTCTCCAGATTCTATGGAGAGCTCTGCAGAGACCTGTTTTCAGGTGAATGA
- the LOC125609410 gene encoding protein GRAVITROPIC IN THE LIGHT 1-like — MENAVVKTSNLSDIISKLTKVCKFRSIGVFPDHKPNPNTPSDEVVAEVFEDITCKPSRKIPSSRWNDAEVSKLFDAVTSLKLAYLEFQRAHLPYDPDKIIEADNLVVSHLETLRRFKRLYLKTKQLQAKTELDAASCLNRLRDEVEVNEKHLWELKTQTKAKESEVHSLKETLNCLVAENNKLEERLVSVSSFEFVFRAASKSIHDFAKPLITLMKATEWNLEKAVESIVPNVTYAKNSDKKYAFESYIVQRMFHGMKLIPSDVTELMSLDDPLDALTAFPDSAFARFCGQKYLLVVHPLMEASFFGNLDMRGLVLLGKHPRTVFYRIFAKMAKWVWVLGSLAASLDIEAKIFVVRRGTRFSGAYMESVVGDDTRKEEEGQEDLRVEFITMPGFKVGDSVFKSHVYLYQTKR; from the coding sequence ATGGAGAATGCTGTCGTTAAAACATCGAATCTTTCAGACATCATCTCCAAACTCACTAAAGTCTGCAAGTTTAGATCCATTGGTGTGTTCCCTGACcataaaccgaatccgaacaCTCCTTCTGATGAAGTAGTAGCAGAAGTCTTCGAAGATATCACTTGCAAACCCTCGAGAAAGATTCCAAGTTCCCGTTGGAACGATGCTGAGGTTTCGAAGCTGTTCGACGCTGTTACATCGCTTAAGCTCGCGTATCTCGAGTTTCAACGAGCTCATCTGCCTTACGATCCAGACAAGATCATAGAAGCAGACAACCTCGTCGTCTCTCACCTCGAAACGCTACGAAGATTCAAACGTCTCTACCTCAAAACAAAGCAGCTCCAAGCCAAGACCGAGCTTGACGCCGCTTCTTGCTTGAACCGGTTGAGAGACGAAGTGGAAGTGAACGAGAAGCATTTGTGGGAGCTCAAGACGCAGACGAAAGCAAAGGAGAGTGAGGTTCACTCCCTGAAGGAGACACTAAACTGTTTGGTCGCAGAGAATAACAAACTCGAAGAGAGGCTCGTGAGCGTCTCCTCCTTTGAGTTCGTGTTCAGAGCTGCTTCTAAGTCGATACACGACTTTGCAAAGCCGTTGATCACTCTCATGAAAGCTACAGAATGGAATCTTGAGAAAGCAGTTGAATCTATCGTGCCTAATGTAACGTACGCTAAGAACTCAGACAAGAAGTATGCTTTTGAGTCGTACATCGTTCAGAGAATGTTCCACGGCATGAAGCTTATTCCTTCTGACGTGACTGAGCTGATGAGTTTAGATGATCCGTTGGACGCGTTGACAGCGTTTCCAGATTCGGCGTTTGCGAGATTCTGCGGTCAGAAGTATCTATTAGTTGTTCATCCGTTGATGGAAGCTTCCTTCTTTGGGAATTTAGATATGAGGGGGCTTGTTCTGCTTGGTAAGCATCCAAGAACTGTGTTTTATCGAATCTTTGCGAAAATGGCGAAGTGGGTATGGGTTCTTGGATCGTTAGCAGCTTCTTTGGATATAGAAGCGAAGATCTTTGTGGTCAGAAGAGGAACCAGATTCTCAGGTGCCTACATGGAGTCTGTAGTGGGTGATGATAcaagaaaagaggaagaaggaCAAGAGGATTTGAGAGTTGAGTTTATCACAATGCCGGGGTTTAAGGTTGGAGATTCAGTGTTTAAATCCCATGTTTATCTTTATCAAACAAAAAGGTGA